Within the Cloacibacillus sp. An23 genome, the region ACACGGGGACCTGTCACCCGCGCGTGACGGCCGCGATAAAGGAGCAGGCGGAGAAGCTGCTCTGTTACACGATAGGCTACATGTACGAGGAATCGTCCGTCGAGCTCGCGGAGAAGCTCGCCGCGATAACGCCCGGCGATTTCCCCAAGAAAGTCGCCTACGGCCTTTCCGGCTCCGACGCGATGGACGGCGCTATAAAATTCGCGCGCGCCTACACGGGACGCTCCGAGATAATCTCATTCAAGACGGCCTATCACGGCGTCACATACGGCGCTCTCTCGGCCTCCGCCATATCGCTCAACATGAGGCGCGGGCTCGGCCCGATGCTGCCGGGCTTCCACCATTTCAGCTATCCGCACTGCGCGGCGTGCGCGTGGCGCGAGAAGCCGGAAGACTGTTCCCTCGCCTGCCTCGAAGAGATAAAGACGGCCTTCTCTCTCTATCTGCCGCCCGATGAGGCCGCCGCCGTGCTGTTCGAGCCGATAGGCGGCGACATCGGCCTCGTCGTGCCGCCGGCCCGCTACGTGCGCGCGCTCGCTTCGCTCTGCCGCGAGCACGGGATACTGTTCGTGTCGGACGAGGTGCAGCAGGGCATGGGACGCACCGGAAAATGGTTCGCGATAGAACATTTCGGCGTGACGCCGGACATCATCGCCGTCTCGAAAGCGCTCGCCTCGGGCATGCCGCTCTCGGCGCTCGTCATGCGCGCGGAGATAGCCGACTCGGTGCGCGACCCCGGCCACTGCCTGACGCTTGCCGCGAACGCCGTCTGCTGCCGCGCCGCGCTCGAGACGATAAAAATCATCGAAGATGAAAACCTGATTGAAAAAAGCGTCCGCACGGGCGAGAATATAAAAGCGGCGCTGGAGGCGATGAAGCGCGTGCTCCCCCGGCTCGGCGATACGCGCGGCCTCGGCCTCACCATAGCGCAGGAGATAGTGGACGAGAGCGGCGCGCCGGACCGCGGCGCGTGCGCGAAGATATGCTGGCGCTGCTGGGAGCGCGGGCTGATACTGACCTTCCTCGGCGACAACGTGCTGAGGATACAGCCGCCGCTCGTCATAACGGAAAAAGAGACGGCGCGCGCCCTGGAAATTCTGCGCGCGTCGATAGAGGACTACGAAAAAGGCCTCATTGAAGACGAAGTTCTGACTTTTGCGAGAGGATGGGCTTGATGGACGAAAAAATGTGCGAGATAAAATTCCTGCCCGACGGGCTGACGGCGCGCGTCGCGCCGGACACGCCGCTCACGGAGGCGGCGGACGCGGCTGGCGCGAGGATAGGCCGCCACTGCGGCGGCGCCGGCGTATGCGGCAAATGCCGCGTGAGGACCGGCGCGGACGACCCGCTCTCCCCCGTGAGCGAGACGGAGCGCGGCGCGCTCGGCGAGGCCGGGATAAAGGAAGGACTGCGCCTCTCGTGCTGCGCGCGCGTCGTGCGCGACGGGAGCGTGACGATAGTCGACCGTGTCGAATCGAAAGGGCACAGCATACTCGAAGGCTTTTCCGACGGCATATCGGACTGGGCCCCAGACGCTAAGGGATACGGAGTCTCGGTGGACATAGGCACGACGACCGTCGTCTGCTACCTTTTCGACCTAGACGGACACGAGAGCATAGACAAAATATCGTTCCTGAATCCTCAGGTGGCATTCGGAGACGACGTAATCTCGCGAATCGCATACGCCTCGTCCTCGCCGGACGCGCTGCCGAGGATACAATCGGTCCTGACGGAAGAGATGGACAAAAGCCTCGGCGTGTTAGCCGAACGCAACGGCATCAAAAAAGAAGAAATCACTGAAATAGTGATAGCCGGCAACACTGTGATGGAACACCTCTTCGCGGGAGTTTCGCCCGAAAGCATCGGGCGCAGCCCCTACACGCCGCAGTTCCTGACATATCCGCCATTCCCCGCCTCGAAGCTCGGAATCCGCATAAACGAAAACGGAATCATAAAAATGCTGCCGAACGTCGCCGGCTACGTCGGCGCGGACATAGTCGCCGGCGTCGCCGCGCTCGGAATGGAGCGCGCGGAAGGCGTGACGCTGCTCGTGGACATCGGCACGAACAACGAGATAGTGATCGGCAGCCGCGACGGCCTCTTCTGCTGCGCGACCGCGGCGGGGCCGGCCTTCGAGGGCGCGCGCATACAGTACGGGATGCGCGCGAGCACAGGAGCCATTGAGAAGGTCTATATGGATGGCGGCGAGCTGCGATGCAAGACCATCGGCGGCGCGAAACCCGTCGGCCTCTGCGGCTCCGGCCTCATCGACGCGATAATGGTAGTCCTGCGCGAAGGCGTAGTCGAGCCGAGCGGACGCTTCACCGCGCCCGAAAAGTGCGTGGACCCGCGCTTCGCGAAGCGCCTCGGAAGAAACGAAAACGGCATGGTCCGGCTCCTGCTCACCGACGAAGAAAATCCCATATACCTCACGCAGAAAGACATACGCGAAGTACAGCTCGCCGCCGGCGCGGTCAAAGTCGGCACGGAAGTCATGCTCGAGCGAGCCGGCATAACGAAAGACGAAATAGCGGAAGTCTGCCTCGCCGGGGCCTTCGGCAACAACATAGACATAGAAAGCGCCGCGGCCGCCGGCCTCATCCCCGACATAGACCGCGCGAAAATACGCGGCGTCAAAAACTCGTCCGGCCTCGGCGCGAGCCTCGCCCTCGCATCGGCGGAGTTCTACGAGCGGACGAAAGCCGTCGCCGAAAAGATGAAATACGTCGAACTGTCGTCCCTGCCGGACTTCCAGAAACGCTTCGTAAAAGCCATGGCCTTTTAGCGCACGGCGGAAAAGATACGCGATGATGGAAAAGAAAATAAAAATACTGCTCTCGGACTGGGCCGCCCCGTCCGTTATAGAAGAGACGGAGACGCCCCCCGTCGCGGTAGACCTGTCCGCGCTTGAGAAATTCTACGCCGCGATGGGCGAACGCCACAAAAAACAATTTGACAAATTCGCCGCCTACTGGGAAAACGAAGGCTTCGAAAAGCTGTTCAACCCCGCCGCGCGCGTCGTCGCCATGCCGCTCTCAGCCGCCGAAGAAAACTTCGGCGGCGGGCTGCTGCGCGTCAACGACTCCGTAAGCGAGGCCGTCATGGCCGTCTGGACGATAGGCGCGGAGCTTGAACGCGAGTGCAGCGAAATGATGAACTCGACCGGGAGCCTGATGACCGGCTTCCTGCTCGACGTCGCGGGCTCAGTCGCCCTCTACGGCATGCACGCCGCGCTCGGCTCGTGGGTGAAAGAGCGCGCCGCGAAAAACGGAAAATTCGTCAACGGAGAATTTTACCCCGGCATGGGCAGCATGAGACAGGACCTCATGGAAAAGGTCGTGGCGCTCGGCGACACGGAGCGGACGATAGGCGTGGGAGCCAGCGGCCTCTCGCTGCTGCGCCCGAGAAAATCCCAGTGCTCATTCGTCGCCCTCGGCGCCGCGGAGCACGAGGTAGTCGTCAAAGCCGAGCCGTGCAGCCCCTGCGCCGGCAAAAAATGCCTGTACTACCAGCTCGGCGGCTGCCACATGCTCACGCTCGGCTGACCGTGCAAAACCCCGGGGCCGCGCCGGAACCGTGCGCGCCGCTTCGGCCCCGGGCGCTATGCTAATCGTACTCGAGCACAGAGCCGGAGCACATCTCCTCAAACGCGAACCGCGCGGACAGCGCGGCGCGCGCGGCGGAGCAGGTGCAGTGGCAGGCGTGCAGCGCGCGCGGCGCTGCCTTCTCGAAATAATCCAGCACGGGGCGGACCTCCGCATCAGAGCCGGAGCGAAGATGAAAGCCGCCCACGACGTCCGCTATCACGCCCCGCCCCGTCACACGCTTCGCGCGCTCTACGATATTGCATATCCCCGAATGCGAGCAGCCCGTGATTATCACAAGGCCGTCCGCGCCGTCGTAGACGAGAGCCGAATCGTCGCGGCAATCGTCCGGCCTCCACGCGCCGTCCTCAAGCCTCTCGCCCACCGTCCCGCGCGGCGTGACCGCGGCCTCTATCTCGCCGAGCCAGTATAGATTTTCCGCGACCTCCGCCGGCTCGCGCGACGGACGAAGCTCGAAGAACGAGCCGAGCACATCGGGAGAAACCAGCATCCCGGCGTCGAGCCCGCGTAGCCTCCTGCGCCCGAACGCGCCCGGATGGCAGAACAGCGGCGGCCTGTCCGTCAGCCCGCGCGCGGCGCGCTCCAGTATCATCGCGCACAGCCCCCACGTGTGGTCGCTGTGCCCGTGCGACAGCACGACCGCGTCCGGCGCGGCCGCGTCTATCCCCATTATCCGCGCGTTATCAAGAAAAACGCCGGAATACCCGGCGTCGAAAAGAATCCTTTTCCCGCCGCACTCAAGCCAAAGCGAAAGACCCGGCTCCGCAAAAAGATAACGCCCGATCGCCGCGCCGTTCTCCACAAGCGCGCTTATCCTCAGCATCGTCAACACCTCCGGGAATATTTTATATCAGCCCCGCCGCTCAGAAAAACAACGGGCCGCGCCGCCGCCGCTTATGGTGCTTTAACTTTTACATAAAAACGACGCCGTTCCGCGAATCTTCTGCGCGGAACCTCCGTCCTAAACACTGAGGCTGAAACAACGGGATATAACAATGAAAGCTGCTGCTGGGTACGGGACGGAGGCCCCGCAGAGCCTGCCACGCTTCATCTGGCGCATGTACGCTGCGGGGCGGCATATATTTTTTATAAAAGTTAAAAAACTATAAAAATCCGGCTCGGGCGAAAAGCATAAAAAAGCCGTCCGCTTAACGCGGACGGCTTACGCATGACATATTCTCCGCGGCGTTACATATTCTCCGCGTACTCCATACCGCCCTCGTGGAAGTAAAGCTCCGCCTTGCGTTCGCGGAAATTCCGCACGCGGTCCCAGCCGTCGCTGTGGATATAGCCGTAATTGCCGAGCGGGCTGACCGTCAGGCTGCCGGGGACGATATACACGTCGTAGTTCGCAAATACCCCGTTCAGGCGGCTCCAGTCGTACACGCCGCCGCCGTAGAATTCGCCGCCCACGATGACGCCTATCGCTCCGGGATGCGTGCCGACGACGCCGGCGAGCAGCGCGTCGGAGAGGCCGAACTCGTATCCGAAGCCGCTAAGCACGTCGCCGTTCACAAGCATCTGCCCCAGAGCCTCCGGCGCAGTGCCGGTATAGACGGGCAGAGTCCCGAGCACGACGCTCTGGTCGTCGGCGGCGATTTCCAGACGCGCCGGGGTGACTGTTATGCCGCCGAGCACGGAGTCGTTTTCAAGCTCGTAGTTGCCGGCCTTGCCTCCCGTGAGCGTCAGCCCTTCGAAGACAAGGTTGTCCTTATAATGCCCCACGTCCGCCGTCACGCGGCCGTCTCTGTTCGCCTCGTAGTCTCCCGTGAGGTTGACGCTTCCGACGGACGACAAATCGGCGTTCAGCCCGACCTCGTCGCCGTAGACCAGCCCGTTGACGGCGCCGCTGCCGGGCGTGAGGGTGAAGCCCGCTCCGCCCTGGTTCCCGTAGACTATCTCCGCGTCGGCTCCGCTCACGGAGACCTTTTTCGGCGTGACCGTCGATTTTCCGGCGACGACCGTTATGTTGTAGTTGTTGGTAAGGCCGTCCACGCCGGTGAACGCGGAGCCGTAGCTTCCCTCCGCGACCGTCCAAGTGTAGCCGCCTTCCCTCACGTCGTTCGTGCGCTCATCTCCGTTGACGATGACGGTCGAGCCGTCCGTTTCATATCCTCCGGCGTAGCCGAGCGTACCGTTCTCGTCGCCGTTGGTCAGCCCCGTCACGCCGTTCGCGGCGATGCCGTACGCGCCGTCCCGTATCGTCGTGTCGCCGTAAGTCCTCTCTACGTCGCCGAGGGCTATTGTGAGGTTTGCCTTGTTGACGACGGAATCCGCCGGGCCATCGACAATGATGTTATAGTTTCGGTCGATGTCCGTGCCGTCGCCGCCGGAGACCGTTCCGTTCCACATATAAGCGCCGCCGGCGTCATTTGTCACTTTACCGGTCACATTTCCCGTCAGAGCGCCGTCATCCGTCATTGACACCGCGAAGTCGTCCACTCCGTATTGGTCACCGTTTGCGAGGACGAAGTCGTCCTTAATCGCGTACTTGCCGCCGTTGTTCGTCAGCGCCGCGTCGCCGTAGGTGCGTTCCGCGGTATCGAGCGTTACGTGCAGGTCGGCCTTGTTGACAACGGACTGACCGGGCCCGTCTACTATGATGTTGTAGTTCGTGTTAATGTCCGTTCCGCGGCTGCCGGCGACAGTGCCGCTCCACTTGTAATCGCCGCCCGCGTTGTACGTCACTCTGCCGGTCTCATTGCCGGTAAGTGCGCCGTCTCCCGTCATCGTCACGTCGAAGTCGTTCACGCCGTACCGGTCTTTGTCGCCGTTCACAAGGTTAAGCCCGCTCTCTATCGTATATTTGCCGCCGTTGTTCGTCACAGCCGCGTTTCCGTAGGTGTGCGTCGCGTCGGCGAGCGTGACGTGAAGCTCGGCTTTGCCGACTGTCGATTTGCCGTCGCTTACGGTAATGGAGCTTGCGCTGTCCACAAATTCGTAGTTCTGCGAGAGGGCGCCGAGGCTGAAGCTCGCGCTCCATTCGTATTCGTCGACGTTGTTTGTCGTCGTCTTGCCCGGAACGAGATTGTCCACCGCGCCGTCCGCGGTCTGCGCAAACGTGAGGCCGTTTGTGCCGTTAAGCTCGGCTATCATTTCAGAGGTTAGCTCTTTGTCGCCGTTCGCCACGCCATAGACGAATCCATATCCATCGTTGTTGGTAACGTGATACTCTCCGTCTTCTGCGGCGGTGTTGTTCGTTATCGTTTTGTTTCCGTAGACGCGGCTAATGTCGTCGAGCGTGATGTTGAGCTGCGCTTTGGCGATGTCGAAGTGGACGTCGATGTCATAGCCGAGATTGTTCGGATTGAATACGCCGTCGTCTGTCGTCGCGGCTATCTGGGTTAAGCCGAACGCGAGGTAGCCTTGTCCGACGTTTTTCCATTTGAGGGCTTCGAGCAGTGAGTTGAGGCTGCCGTCCGCAGTGAGAACATTGTTTACGTCAAGCCCCTGATCCTGTCCGTTGTAGACAAAGCCGGGATTCTCGCCGTCGTACTTAGCTTCCGTCAGGAACACCTTAAGCAGGGGCGTGTTGTAGCCGTCGTAGAATTTCCAGACGTCGCCGAAGCCGTCGTAGCTTCCTCTCTGTTTCTGCTCGTCGCCCGTGATGACTTTAGTTGCGCTGTCGTCGCCGACGGCGAAGCTGTAGGCGTTGGTTATTGCGTTTTCGGCGGCGTTATTGTCGCCTATCAGATTACCGCTGTCATTCGTCGCGTAGATGTTCTCTATCTTTCCGCTGTTTTCGCCGACGGCGTTGCCTTTCGTGCCGTTCTCCGCCGTGACTTTGGTCGTATTGTTGTAGGCGTTTGTCAGCTCGCCGCTGTTGCTTCCGACGAGGCCGCCTACGTTTGATGTGCCGCGAATTTCTTCCGTGACTTTCTGCGTGCCGGCAGTAGCGTCAGCCGTCATTACTGTGTTGAATACCTGGTCTATCGTTCCGGCGTTGGTTCCTGCTATGCCGCCCACGTTGTTCGTGCCGGTCACGACGCCGGTGTTGTAGCCCGCTTCGAGCGAGCCTCCTGCCGCGTTGTTCCCGACGAGGCCGCCTGTGTTGTCCGCTCCGTTGACCGTGCCGTTGTTATAGATTTTGTCAGCGTAGTATTCCATGCCGTTGTCGGCTGTGCCGCGTCCGCCGATTATCTTGCCGGTGTTGTTGCCTATCAGGCCGCCGGTGTTGTTATCGCCGGTTACCGTCGCGCCGTATTCGTTCATAAGCGACGAGTTTTTGACGTCGCCGCTATTTGTCCCGATAAGGCCGCCGGTGTTGTCGCCGCCGGTGACCGCCGTCTTGTTGGTAAGCACAGAATTCTCGATTGCGCCAGTGTTCTCGCCTATCAAGCCGCCGGTCGTCCCATTACCTTGGACAGCGCCGCTGTTTGTGAGCGTCGAGTCGATAATTGCTCCGCTATTGGTACCGAAGAGACCGCCGGTCGGGTAATCTCCATTTCCTTTGACGGTCCCCATGTTGACAAGGTCGGCTTGCCATATATTGCCGGTGTTAGCGTAGAATATGCCGCCAGCGCTTCCTCTGGTTCCATCAGTGCCTTCTACATCGCCTGTGTTTGTCACTTCAAGGCGCGTAATAGTGCCGTCATCGTTCCTCTTCCCCTGCAGCAAGGTTTCATTTTTGTTAATACCGGCTAGTCCTCCGACGTTGCTGCCTCCTGTAACGTTTCCGTTATTTGTAAGTACGCCTACCAGAGTACCGCTGCCGGTGTTTTCCCCGACGATGCCGCCGACGTACTGCGCACCTTTAGCGGTTACGTCGTTTTCGTTTGTCGCGTTCGTTATCGTGCCGCTGTTCGTGCCCGCGATGCCGCCGAAGTATTGCGCCGTGCCTGATTCGTTGGCTTTTAGTACGAACGTCTGGTTGGTGACGTTGGTTATCGTCGCGCCCTCCGCGTTTTCTCCGGCAATGCCGCCGACATAGGTCAGGCCGCTGACCGTGGCCCTATTGATGAAGTTTTCCTCGTCGGTGCTTTCTATTGTGCCGGTGTTCTTCCCGGCCACGCCGCCGACATATCTTGTGCCGGTCACGGTGCCTTCGTTGGTGAGCTGGTTGTCGCTCGCTATTTTTCCGGCGTTCGTCCCAGCGATGCCGCCGACGTACTCATTGCCGGTCACTGTCGCGGCTATTGCGTTGGAGAGGTTCTGGAGCTCGCCGCCGGTATCGTCGTCTTTCTTTCTGTTGCTTCCGACCATGCCGCCGACGTATTTGACGCCTTCGACTTCTCCGGCGTTGCGTCCGCTCGTTATCGTGCCGGTGTTTACTCCGGCTATGCCGCCGGTGTTTTCTGCCGCTTCGCCGTCGCTGTCAGATGTCGATGTGACGGAGGTCGCGTTGACGGCGTTGGTTATCGAGCCGTTGTTGGTTCCGGCTACGCCGCCGACGTTGCTGTGAGCCATCACTATGCTTTCGTTGTAGAGGCTGACCATCTTGCCTTCATTGACGCCGACTACGCCGCCGACGTTGGCGCTGACGTTGAAGGCGTCCATTCCGTTTCTGCCGTTGGTGACGCCGCTGCTGTTGACGAGCGTCGCCTGCGCGTCGCTCATGTTTACGCCTATCGCTCCGCCGAGGCTGTAGGTGTTGCTGCTCGACGCCGTTACCGCGCTGTCGGCGGTGACGAGATAAGCGTCCGCGCCGGCCGTGTCGAGCGTGTCATCGTCTTCCAGCGCTTTGCCTATTACGCCGCCGTCCGCGTTGATTCCCGCGATGCCGCCCGCCGTGACCTGCCTGCCGTCGGTTGTCCCGGCGGCTATTACGACGTCGGAGGCGTTCGAGCCGCTTATCGTGCCGCCGTTGTCGTTGACGCCAGCGATGCCGCCCGCGGCTCCGTATATATTCTCCGTGCCGCCGACGGTCGCAAGAACATCATCGCCGCCCGAGGCTTCGACGTGGTTGCCGATGGTCGTGACGTTCGTTATCGTGCCTTTGTTTACGCCCGCTATCGCGCCCGCGGTCGAAGTGCCGTAGAAGTTCGAGGCGTAGACGCGCAGGTCGCGCACCGTGCCGCCGTTGATGGTATCGAAGATGCCAGCGTTCGTCTGCCTTTCGTCCGCGCTTCCGACGTTGAGGCCGAGGATGCGGAAGCCGCGTCCGTCGAATAC harbors:
- a CDS encoding aminotransferase class III-fold pyridoxal phosphate-dependent enzyme, encoding MREIKKSLEIVARDERAIAPSSRSPYYPFAVGSGRGATLRDADGNEYIDFAAGAASLNTGTCHPRVTAAIKEQAEKLLCYTIGYMYEESSVELAEKLAAITPGDFPKKVAYGLSGSDAMDGAIKFARAYTGRSEIISFKTAYHGVTYGALSASAISLNMRRGLGPMLPGFHHFSYPHCAACAWREKPEDCSLACLEEIKTAFSLYLPPDEAAAVLFEPIGGDIGLVVPPARYVRALASLCREHGILFVSDEVQQGMGRTGKWFAIEHFGVTPDIIAVSKALASGMPLSALVMRAEIADSVRDPGHCLTLAANAVCCRAALETIKIIEDENLIEKSVRTGENIKAALEAMKRVLPRLGDTRGLGLTIAQEIVDESGAPDRGACAKICWRCWERGLILTFLGDNVLRIQPPLVITEKETARALEILRASIEDYEKGLIEDEVLTFARGWA
- a CDS encoding ASKHA domain-containing protein, with protein sequence MDEKMCEIKFLPDGLTARVAPDTPLTEAADAAGARIGRHCGGAGVCGKCRVRTGADDPLSPVSETERGALGEAGIKEGLRLSCCARVVRDGSVTIVDRVESKGHSILEGFSDGISDWAPDAKGYGVSVDIGTTTVVCYLFDLDGHESIDKISFLNPQVAFGDDVISRIAYASSSPDALPRIQSVLTEEMDKSLGVLAERNGIKKEEITEIVIAGNTVMEHLFAGVSPESIGRSPYTPQFLTYPPFPASKLGIRINENGIIKMLPNVAGYVGADIVAGVAALGMERAEGVTLLVDIGTNNEIVIGSRDGLFCCATAAGPAFEGARIQYGMRASTGAIEKVYMDGGELRCKTIGGAKPVGLCGSGLIDAIMVVLREGVVEPSGRFTAPEKCVDPRFAKRLGRNENGMVRLLLTDEENPIYLTQKDIREVQLAAGAVKVGTEVMLERAGITKDEIAEVCLAGAFGNNIDIESAAAAGLIPDIDRAKIRGVKNSSGLGASLALASAEFYERTKAVAEKMKYVELSSLPDFQKRFVKAMAF
- a CDS encoding MBL fold metallo-hydrolase; the encoded protein is MLRISALVENGAAIGRYLFAEPGLSLWLECGGKRILFDAGYSGVFLDNARIMGIDAAAPDAVVLSHGHSDHTWGLCAMILERAARGLTDRPPLFCHPGAFGRRRLRGLDAGMLVSPDVLGSFFELRPSREPAEVAENLYWLGEIEAAVTPRGTVGERLEDGAWRPDDCRDDSALVYDGADGLVIITGCSHSGICNIVERAKRVTGRGVIADVVGGFHLRSGSDAEVRPVLDYFEKAAPRALHACHCTCSAARAALSARFAFEEMCSGSVLEYD